A genomic segment from Chitinophaga flava encodes:
- the atpE gene encoding ATP synthase F0 subunit C, which translates to MALLTVLLQAAAVSGLAKAGGAVGAGIAAIAAGIGVGNIGKSALESIARQPEAANDIRANMILAAALVEGVALFGVIAGLLAVVL; encoded by the coding sequence ATGGCACTTTTGACTGTATTATTGCAGGCTGCTGCAGTATCTGGTTTAGCTAAAGCTGGTGGCGCTGTAGGCGCTGGTATCGCTGCTATCGCTGCTGGTATCGGTGTGGGCAACATTGGTAAAAGCGCTCTGGAGTCTATCGCTCGTCAACCAGAAGCTGCTAACGACATCCGTGCAAACATGATCCTGGCTGCTGCGCTGGTTGAGGGTGTTGCCCTCTTCGGTGTAATCGCTGGTCTGCTGGCGGTAGTTCTGTAA
- a CDS encoding tetratricopeptide repeat protein: MRKSLINCLKVGVLLCIAHIAAAQEQPAISKTADVHFRREEYAQAAGLYEKLLRTREGRRHAHEIKERLADSYRLFNQYDKATYWYGQLLQENPNDAEARLHYADMLKCLGQYEDARRQYQQYPDQQRVASRIAGCDSAIKWAASPAPIPLKNETGINTGKNDWGSTWYGNRVVFVSDSVRRNIWYIKGTRRRYGRNNAGYGKLYEAEDNRSGIGYVKDFSAFINNYPFHVGPVCFTPAGDTAYVTVTDPARRVPYDKKEKPVYGTRQLRLLVFVRKNNQWQAPMTFPYNSNDYSLGHAALNESGNILYFTSDMPGGTGGTDIWYCEKQTDNTWGQPRNCGRVINTTDDEAFPVAGSHEMLYYASKGLPGLGGYDVFATTGNRSDWTVPVNLMLPFNSSSDDFCYVPQTVHEGFISSNRPGGMGGDDIYSFSLPPALPELQPLPVPLLRIPLTVDICTYTNTCVYLYNKTRDMGWCYMIAAPSEKITAKLEPNAEYIIRVHYPDHVESLAFDTHNMTGSEPVYKTICPETSSKPVIREKVRKHPSKHAPKHSSKHKKGQPVPKSRRHRK, encoded by the coding sequence ATGAGAAAATCATTGATCAATTGTTTAAAAGTTGGTGTACTGTTATGCATAGCACACATAGCTGCAGCCCAGGAACAGCCAGCCATCAGCAAAACGGCAGACGTACATTTCAGAAGAGAAGAATATGCGCAGGCCGCAGGCCTCTATGAAAAACTACTACGTACCCGCGAAGGACGCAGACATGCACATGAGATCAAGGAAAGACTGGCGGACTCTTACCGACTATTTAACCAGTACGATAAAGCTACCTACTGGTATGGACAATTGTTGCAGGAAAACCCCAATGATGCGGAAGCCCGCCTGCATTATGCCGATATGCTGAAATGTCTGGGACAATATGAAGACGCCAGGCGGCAATATCAGCAATACCCTGACCAACAGCGGGTGGCGTCCCGTATCGCAGGATGCGATTCTGCTATAAAATGGGCTGCCAGCCCTGCACCCATTCCATTAAAAAATGAAACGGGCATCAATACCGGGAAAAATGACTGGGGAAGCACCTGGTATGGGAATCGTGTTGTATTTGTGTCTGACAGTGTCCGTAGGAATATCTGGTATATCAAAGGAACCCGGCGCCGCTATGGGCGCAACAATGCAGGTTATGGAAAACTGTATGAAGCAGAAGATAACCGGAGCGGTATTGGTTATGTAAAAGACTTTTCTGCATTTATCAACAACTATCCCTTCCATGTAGGACCAGTATGTTTTACACCGGCAGGCGACACCGCCTATGTTACCGTGACGGACCCGGCCAGGAGGGTGCCATACGATAAAAAGGAAAAACCGGTTTATGGTACGCGTCAGCTTAGACTGCTCGTTTTTGTCCGTAAAAACAACCAGTGGCAGGCTCCCATGACCTTCCCCTATAACAGTAACGACTACTCGCTGGGACATGCAGCATTGAACGAATCCGGCAATATCCTGTATTTCACCTCCGATATGCCCGGTGGCACCGGCGGAACGGACATATGGTATTGTGAAAAACAAACCGACAACACCTGGGGCCAACCCCGGAATTGCGGACGCGTAATCAATACAACAGATGATGAAGCGTTTCCCGTAGCAGGCTCCCATGAAATGCTGTATTATGCCAGTAAAGGCCTGCCCGGTCTTGGTGGCTATGATGTGTTTGCCACCACCGGTAACAGAAGCGATTGGACGGTGCCTGTTAACCTGATGCTACCCTTTAATTCCAGTAGTGATGACTTTTGTTATGTACCACAAACTGTGCATGAAGGCTTTATTTCATCCAACAGGCCAGGTGGTATGGGTGGCGATGATATCTATAGCTTTAGCCTGCCACCGGCCCTGCCTGAACTACAACCACTGCCTGTTCCGCTACTGCGTATACCCCTTACCGTAGACATCTGTACCTATACCAACACCTGTGTATATCTGTATAATAAAACCCGTGACATGGGTTGGTGTTATATGATTGCCGCTCCGTCAGAAAAGATAACGGCCAAGCTGGAACCCAATGCAGAATATATCATACGGGTACACTACCCTGACCATGTGGAGAGCCTGGCTTTTGATACCCATAATATGACCGGATCTGAGCCGGTATATAAAACAATCTGTCCTGAAACCAGCAGCAAGCCTGTTATCCGGGAAAAAGTGCGTAAACATCCATCCAAACATGCTCCTAAACATTCTTCCAAACATAAAAAGGGTCAGCCTGTACCCAAGAGCAGGAGACATAGAAAATAA
- a CDS encoding PorP/SprF family type IX secretion system membrane protein, with protein MTKRLLLFVLGCLGLLTAAGQQNVQFSQYIFNGLSVNPAYAGYKQDWYLNAIYRHQWVNFPGAPQTAGVSIDGLTNAKDERVGVGAQVMYDKLGPQENLSAYGFYSYRIPLDPDDTRRLCIGLGGGITQYSVDGNALKFVDDLDQAIPQGKTSKIVPDARFGVYYYTPKFYIGASVMDLFSLYTSKVNYYWGGYNYSTLRKTQHLYLTAGYLLNLSENLKLKPSLMVKEDFKGPTNLDINAFLLIAEKLWIGGSYRTGVKLWSKPALANDLEQLDAASALVEFYATPQLRIGYSYDITINKMASYQQGSHEISVGFLFNSKKYQSRTMSPRYF; from the coding sequence ATGACAAAGCGACTCCTATTATTTGTATTAGGCTGCTTAGGGCTACTGACAGCCGCCGGACAACAAAATGTTCAGTTCAGCCAGTATATATTCAATGGCCTGAGTGTAAACCCGGCATATGCAGGATACAAGCAGGACTGGTATCTGAATGCCATTTACCGCCATCAGTGGGTTAACTTCCCCGGAGCACCACAAACGGCAGGTGTCTCCATCGACGGTCTTACAAATGCCAAAGACGAAAGAGTGGGAGTAGGAGCACAGGTGATGTATGATAAACTGGGGCCTCAGGAAAACCTGTCGGCATACGGTTTTTACTCCTACCGCATCCCGCTCGACCCTGATGATACCCGGCGCCTGTGTATAGGCCTGGGCGGAGGTATTACCCAGTACAGTGTAGATGGTAACGCACTGAAGTTTGTAGACGACCTGGACCAGGCCATCCCACAGGGCAAAACCTCTAAAATAGTTCCTGACGCCCGCTTTGGAGTGTATTACTATACGCCTAAGTTTTATATCGGCGCTTCCGTTATGGACCTGTTTTCTCTATATACCTCCAAAGTCAACTACTACTGGGGTGGATATAATTACAGCACCTTGCGAAAGACCCAGCATCTGTATCTGACTGCCGGTTATCTGCTGAATCTTTCGGAAAACCTCAAACTGAAACCATCGTTGATGGTGAAAGAAGATTTTAAAGGCCCCACGAACCTGGATATCAACGCATTTTTACTGATAGCCGAAAAGCTATGGATAGGTGGTTCCTATCGTACCGGCGTGAAGTTATGGAGTAAACCCGCACTGGCCAATGATCTGGAACAACTGGATGCCGCCAGCGCACTGGTAGAGTTTTACGCCACACCGCAGCTCCGTATTGGTTATTCATACGATATCACTATCAACAAAATGGCCAGCTATCAGCAAGGGTCACACGAAATCTCAGTAGGCTTTCTCTTCAACAGTAAAAAATATCAATCCCGTACTATGAGTCCCCGGTACTTTTAA
- the atpF gene encoding F0F1 ATP synthase subunit B produces MDLLIPALGLFLISFVIFIIVFLILKKFAWTPILAVLKEREGSIADSIASAERVKEEMAQMKAEHEHVLAEAKAERSKILKEAKDAKDVIISEAKAQAQAEAKKIISEAYTAIENQKLAALTDVKNQVGALVIEVAEKVLRRELADKTAQESYVKQLAGEIKLN; encoded by the coding sequence ATGGATCTGTTGATACCCGCGTTGGGCTTGTTTCTTATCTCATTCGTCATTTTCATCATCGTATTTCTGATCCTGAAAAAATTTGCATGGACTCCGATCCTGGCAGTTTTGAAAGAAAGGGAAGGCTCTATCGCAGATTCCATTGCCTCCGCTGAAAGAGTGAAGGAAGAGATGGCGCAGATGAAAGCTGAGCACGAGCATGTACTGGCTGAAGCTAAAGCTGAAAGAAGCAAAATCCTGAAAGAGGCGAAAGACGCGAAAGATGTTATCATCAGCGAGGCGAAAGCACAGGCGCAGGCAGAAGCCAAAAAAATCATCAGCGAAGCTTATACAGCGATTGAAAATCAAAAACTGGCAGCGCTGACTGATGTGAAAAACCAGGTAGGTGCGCTTGTAATTGAAGTGGCTGAGAAAGTGTTGAGAAGAGAACTGGCTGATAAAACAGCTCAGGAATCTTACGTGAAACAACTGGCTGGAGAAATTAAACTGAATTAA
- the atpB gene encoding F0F1 ATP synthase subunit A, with the protein MVALVMVLGLHSFGNFSYAAHNEGGTEPATHQEAAAEEPKKFDAKEVILGHVKDAHDWHLFSIGETHATIPLPVIIYNPTRGLSVFSSSQFHHGHEAHDGYRLVNAHYVHEKGLDPAKYTDGKVIAVDANDMPTGEEIYDFSITKNITSMIIAAVLLIVLMLNVAKAYRLRGSKKAPKGFQSLIEPVIIFIRDEVVKPNIPGKAERYTPFILTIFFFILINNLLGLLPGSANVTGNIAVTTALAIISFIATMFSTNKHFWGHIFNPPVPGGVKVILAPVELIGVITKPVSLAIRLFANILAGHIIILSIISLVFIFGSLSKVAGYGFLPITIAFNIVMMMLELLVAFIQAFIFANLTAVFIGQAMEGGHDDHH; encoded by the coding sequence ATGGTAGCACTTGTGATGGTTTTAGGCCTTCACAGTTTTGGTAATTTTTCCTATGCAGCACACAATGAGGGCGGTACCGAGCCAGCAACTCATCAGGAAGCAGCAGCTGAAGAACCAAAAAAATTTGATGCTAAGGAAGTAATTCTCGGACACGTTAAGGACGCACATGACTGGCATCTGTTCAGCATAGGCGAAACGCATGCGACCATTCCGCTGCCAGTGATTATTTATAATCCTACACGTGGACTTTCTGTATTTTCTTCTTCCCAGTTTCATCATGGTCATGAAGCACATGACGGTTACCGTCTGGTAAACGCTCACTATGTTCATGAGAAAGGACTGGACCCGGCTAAATATACAGACGGCAAGGTGATCGCAGTAGATGCGAACGACATGCCAACCGGCGAGGAGATCTACGATTTCTCTATTACCAAAAACATCACTTCTATGATCATTGCGGCTGTGCTGCTGATCGTTCTGATGCTGAATGTAGCGAAGGCTTACCGCCTGCGTGGTTCCAAAAAAGCGCCTAAAGGCTTCCAGAGCCTGATAGAGCCGGTAATCATCTTCATCCGTGATGAGGTGGTAAAACCAAATATTCCTGGTAAAGCTGAGAGATATACTCCGTTTATACTGACTATTTTCTTCTTCATCCTGATTAACAACCTGTTAGGTCTGTTACCTGGTTCTGCCAACGTAACCGGTAACATCGCTGTGACTACTGCGCTGGCTATCATCAGCTTTATAGCTACTATGTTCTCTACCAACAAACATTTCTGGGGGCATATCTTTAATCCTCCTGTACCTGGAGGCGTGAAGGTTATCCTGGCTCCGGTAGAGCTGATCGGTGTGATTACCAAGCCGGTATCACTGGCAATCAGGTTGTTTGCCAACATTCTGGCGGGTCACATCATCATCCTGAGTATTATTTCCCTGGTGTTCATCTTTGGATCTTTAAGCAAGGTGGCTGGTTATGGCTTCCTGCCGATAACTATCGCTTTCAACATCGTGATGATGATGCTGGAGCTGCTGGTTGCCTTTATCCAGGCCTTTATCTTTGCCAACCTGACAGCAGTTTTTATCGGCCAGGCAATGGAAGGCGGACATGATGATCACCACTAA
- the atpA gene encoding F0F1 ATP synthase subunit alpha: MVDIKPDEISAILRQQLSNFNATADLEEVGTVLSVGDGIARIYGLGNVRYGELVEFGNGVKAIALNLEEDNVGVVLMGGSQDIKEGDKVRRTGKIASINVGEGMVGRVVNTLGEPIDGKGPITGQLYEMPLERKAPGVLYREPVKEPLQTGIKAIDAMIPIGRGQRELVIGDRQTGKTAICIDTIINQKEFYEAGKPVFCIYVAVGQKASTVAGVMKTLQEAGAMAYTVIVAASASEPAPLQFYAPFAGAAIGEFFRDSGRPALIVYDDLSKQAVAYREVSLLLKRPPGREAYPGDVFYLHSRLLERAAKIINNDEIAKQMNDLPESIKHLVKGGGSLTALPIIETQASDVSAYIPTNVISITDGQIFLEGNLFNAGVRPAINVGISVSRVGGNAQIKSMKSVSGTLKLDQAQYREMEAFSKFGGDLDAATKAVIDKGARNVEILKQAQFSPLPVEKQVAIIYLGTKGLLRDVPVKQVRAFEEAFLNEMQVRLPEVLAEFKSGKLSEEGTKKMVTLANELKPRFV; the protein is encoded by the coding sequence ATGGTTGATATTAAACCTGATGAAATTTCGGCGATATTACGCCAGCAGTTAAGCAACTTCAATGCTACTGCCGATCTCGAAGAGGTAGGCACAGTATTGTCGGTGGGTGATGGTATCGCCCGCATCTACGGTTTGGGTAATGTGCGTTATGGTGAACTGGTTGAATTCGGCAATGGCGTAAAAGCAATTGCATTGAACCTGGAAGAAGATAACGTAGGTGTGGTTTTGATGGGTGGATCTCAGGACATTAAAGAAGGAGATAAAGTACGTCGTACCGGTAAAATCGCTTCCATCAACGTGGGCGAAGGCATGGTAGGACGTGTGGTAAATACACTGGGCGAACCAATCGATGGTAAAGGCCCTATCACTGGTCAGCTGTATGAAATGCCACTGGAGCGTAAAGCACCAGGTGTACTGTACCGCGAACCAGTTAAAGAACCACTGCAGACTGGTATCAAAGCGATCGATGCGATGATTCCTATCGGCCGTGGTCAGCGTGAGCTGGTAATCGGTGACCGTCAGACAGGTAAAACTGCTATCTGTATCGATACCATCATCAACCAGAAAGAATTTTATGAAGCAGGTAAACCTGTGTTCTGCATATACGTAGCTGTAGGTCAGAAAGCATCTACCGTTGCGGGTGTAATGAAAACTTTACAGGAAGCTGGTGCAATGGCTTACACTGTAATCGTTGCTGCTTCTGCATCTGAACCAGCTCCGCTGCAGTTCTACGCTCCATTTGCCGGTGCTGCTATCGGTGAGTTCTTCCGTGACAGCGGCCGTCCAGCCCTGATCGTATACGATGATCTGTCTAAACAGGCCGTTGCTTACCGTGAGGTGTCCCTGCTGCTGAAACGTCCTCCTGGTCGTGAAGCTTATCCTGGTGACGTATTCTACCTGCATAGCCGTCTGCTCGAGCGTGCTGCGAAAATCATCAACAACGATGAGATCGCAAAACAAATGAACGATCTGCCTGAGTCTATCAAACATCTGGTAAAAGGTGGTGGTTCCCTCACTGCATTGCCGATCATCGAAACACAGGCATCTGACGTATCTGCGTACATCCCTACCAACGTAATCTCCATCACCGATGGTCAGATCTTCCTGGAAGGTAACCTGTTCAACGCCGGTGTACGTCCTGCGATCAACGTAGGTATCTCCGTAAGCCGCGTGGGTGGTAACGCTCAGATCAAATCCATGAAATCTGTATCCGGTACCCTGAAACTCGACCAGGCTCAATACCGCGAAATGGAGGCCTTCTCCAAATTCGGTGGTGACCTGGATGCTGCTACCAAAGCAGTTATCGACAAAGGTGCCCGTAACGTGGAAATCCTGAAACAAGCACAGTTCAGCCCGCTGCCTGTAGAAAAACAAGTTGCCATCATCTACCTGGGTACCAAAGGTCTCCTGCGTGATGTTCCGGTTAAACAAGTTCGCGCTTTCGAAGAAGCTTTCCTGAATGAAATGCAGGTTCGCTTACCAGAAGTACTGGCCGAATTCAAAAGCGGTAAACTGTCTGAAGAAGGCACCAAGAAAATGGTTACCCTGGCTAATGAACTGAAACCAAGGTTCGTTTAA
- a CDS encoding ABC transporter ATP-binding protein, with product MENLAVKKVFDFSLLRRIFTFAAPYKRALYLSMVMTVIFAVISPLRPYLIQVTVDKYIANQLTRMLVTVTIVQIVLLLLESVVRFYFSYLTNWLGQSVVKDLRVTVYKKIIRLNLAFFDKTPIGTLTTRTVNDIEAINDVFSEGIISIVSDLLTIVAILVVMFLEDWRLTLVSLSPFPILIFATYVFKESVNKSFYRVRNAVSALNAFVQEHLTGMVVVQAFTAEKREFARFKHINKEHRRANIDAIFAYSVFFPVVEIILAISLGLMVWWGSNKVLNYEVTQGVMIAFIMYLNMLFRPLRMLADKFNTLQMGMVASERVFKVLDNQDYIPDRGHQAADKMQGAITFDHVSFAYVEDRYVLKDITFQAKPGDTIAIVGHTGSGKTTIISILNRLYEIQKGSIKIDDIELPAYSLEALRSKIGVVLQDVFLFSGSIYDNITLHNSAITREQVEEASKLIGIHDFIMQLPGGYDYQVMERGSTLSLGQRQLISFVRALLYNPAILILDEATSSVDTESEMMIQNAIDKLIADRTAVIIAHRLSTISKADKIIVLDKGEIKEMGTHEELLKLEGFYFKLHSMQFNANKV from the coding sequence TTGGAAAATCTGGCCGTAAAGAAAGTATTTGATTTTAGTTTGTTACGACGCATCTTCACGTTCGCGGCGCCTTATAAACGGGCTTTATATCTGTCCATGGTGATGACGGTGATTTTTGCGGTTATCTCCCCGCTAAGGCCCTATCTGATCCAGGTTACCGTAGATAAATACATTGCGAATCAGCTGACTCGTATGCTCGTAACCGTTACCATCGTGCAGATTGTTTTACTGCTGCTCGAAAGTGTTGTAAGGTTTTATTTCTCTTATCTCACCAACTGGCTGGGACAGTCTGTGGTAAAGGATCTGCGGGTGACCGTCTACAAAAAGATTATCCGCCTCAACCTGGCGTTTTTTGATAAAACACCGATCGGTACGCTCACCACCCGTACCGTGAATGATATCGAAGCCATCAATGATGTGTTTTCGGAAGGTATTATTTCCATCGTATCTGACTTGCTGACGATCGTGGCCATCCTGGTGGTGATGTTTTTGGAAGACTGGCGTTTGACGCTGGTCAGCCTTTCTCCGTTTCCAATATTGATTTTCGCGACTTATGTGTTTAAGGAGAGTGTCAACAAATCCTTTTACCGTGTCAGAAATGCGGTGTCTGCGCTGAATGCCTTTGTACAGGAACATCTCACCGGTATGGTGGTAGTACAGGCTTTTACAGCAGAGAAGCGGGAGTTTGCCCGTTTTAAGCATATCAACAAAGAGCACCGGAGAGCCAATATTGACGCCATTTTCGCTTACTCTGTGTTTTTCCCGGTGGTAGAAATCATCCTGGCTATTTCCCTGGGGCTGATGGTATGGTGGGGTTCCAACAAGGTGCTGAACTATGAAGTGACCCAGGGGGTAATGATTGCCTTTATCATGTACCTGAATATGTTGTTCCGTCCGCTGCGGATGCTGGCGGATAAGTTTAACACCCTGCAGATGGGCATGGTAGCCAGCGAGCGTGTGTTTAAGGTACTGGACAACCAGGACTATATCCCCGACAGGGGCCATCAGGCGGCAGACAAGATGCAGGGCGCCATTACATTTGATCATGTGTCTTTTGCTTATGTAGAAGACCGCTATGTGCTGAAGGATATTACTTTTCAGGCCAAACCAGGTGATACGATAGCCATTGTAGGGCACACCGGATCTGGTAAGACGACTATTATCAGCATCCTGAACAGGTTGTATGAAATCCAGAAGGGAAGCATTAAGATTGATGATATAGAACTACCGGCCTATTCCCTGGAGGCGCTGCGCAGCAAGATCGGGGTGGTATTGCAGGATGTGTTCCTGTTTTCCGGTTCCATCTACGATAACATCACGCTGCACAACAGTGCCATTACACGGGAGCAGGTGGAAGAGGCTTCAAAGCTGATCGGGATACATGATTTTATCATGCAGTTGCCCGGAGGCTATGATTATCAGGTGATGGAAAGGGGAAGTACCTTATCGTTGGGGCAGCGGCAGCTGATTTCCTTTGTGAGGGCGTTGTTGTACAATCCGGCTATTCTGATACTGGATGAAGCGACCTCTTCTGTTGATACTGAGTCAGAGATGATGATACAAAATGCCATCGACAAGCTGATTGCCGACCGGACGGCGGTGATTATTGCGCACAGGTTGTCTACCATCAGTAAGGCGGATAAGATCATTGTGCTGGACAAGGGAGAAATCAAGGAGATGGGAACCCATGAGGAGCTGTTGAAGCTGGAAGGGTTTTATTTCAAGTTGCATAGTATGCAGTTTAATGCCAACAAAGTATAG
- a CDS encoding sensor histidine kinase has product MFKAKNLSPQKLAGFTALVLSAIIALGSYLVDGNWKIVLGAFLLTFLVSYYLYLYTLQNFIYRKIKLIYKFIYQTKASKREEFFHKNILPLKTIEEVSEDVEKWASQKKEELENLRRNEAFRKEFLLNLSHELKTPIFAVQGYIHTLLDGALEDPAVNKLFLKNATKNIDRLCRLIDDLDEISKLESGEMTINSETFVIQDLLKDVFDTLSLKANTKGIKFSIKKGCEAPVPVLADKEKIRQVLINLVDNSIKYGKPDGHTVASIYNMDDKRVLVEISDDGIGMAEEHLPRVFERFYRTDRARSRDIGGTGLGLAIVKHIVEAHDQSITVRSKPEIGSTFGFTMEAGKESML; this is encoded by the coding sequence ATGTTTAAAGCAAAAAACCTGTCCCCGCAAAAACTGGCGGGATTTACAGCCTTGGTGCTATCAGCCATAATAGCACTCGGCAGCTACCTGGTGGATGGTAACTGGAAAATAGTATTGGGAGCTTTCCTCCTCACTTTCCTGGTATCTTACTACCTCTATCTGTATACGCTACAGAACTTCATCTACAGAAAGATAAAACTCATCTACAAGTTTATCTATCAAACCAAAGCGTCCAAAAGAGAAGAGTTTTTCCATAAAAACATCCTTCCCCTGAAGACCATTGAAGAGGTAAGCGAAGATGTGGAAAAGTGGGCCAGCCAGAAAAAGGAAGAACTGGAAAACCTGCGTCGTAATGAAGCTTTCCGGAAAGAGTTCCTGCTCAACCTGTCACATGAGCTTAAAACGCCCATTTTCGCAGTACAGGGCTACATCCACACCCTGCTGGACGGCGCCCTTGAAGATCCGGCAGTGAATAAACTGTTCCTGAAAAACGCTACCAAAAATATCGACCGTCTTTGCCGTCTGATAGACGACCTGGATGAAATCTCCAAGCTGGAAAGCGGCGAGATGACCATCAACAGTGAGACTTTCGTTATCCAGGACCTGTTGAAAGACGTGTTCGACACACTCTCTCTGAAAGCCAATACCAAAGGCATTAAATTCAGCATCAAAAAAGGTTGCGAAGCGCCTGTCCCTGTACTGGCCGACAAGGAAAAAATCCGTCAGGTACTCATTAACCTGGTAGACAACTCCATCAAATACGGCAAACCAGACGGCCACACCGTAGCCAGCATCTACAACATGGATGACAAAAGGGTGCTGGTGGAAATCTCTGACGACGGTATCGGTATGGCGGAAGAACATCTCCCCCGCGTATTTGAACGTTTTTACCGGACAGACCGGGCACGCAGCCGCGATATCGGCGGTACAGGCCTGGGGCTGGCCATCGTAAAACATATCGTGGAAGCACACGACCAGTCCATCACCGTACGTAGTAAACCGGAGATAGGCAGCACATTCGGCTTTACGATGGAAGCCGGCAAAGAATCAATGTTGTAA
- the atpH gene encoding ATP synthase F1 subunit delta, protein MQNPRLASRYAKSLIDLVQEKGQLEAVHNDMLFLQQLVKSNRDVVNLLKSPIIKADKKQKIMAAILEGRVNATTLAFINLLINKTRESCLPEMAVEFTRQYNVIKNISIVKITTAVTLDNATLETIRQKVASEVPQQVQLETAVNEELIGGFVLEANDKLFDASVARDLHDIKKQFSKNIYVSAIR, encoded by the coding sequence ATGCAGAATCCCCGTTTAGCATCTAGGTATGCAAAATCATTGATAGACCTGGTTCAGGAAAAGGGCCAGCTGGAAGCGGTGCATAACGACATGCTGTTCCTGCAGCAACTGGTGAAATCCAACCGCGATGTGGTGAATTTGCTCAAAAGCCCGATTATCAAGGCTGATAAAAAGCAGAAAATCATGGCGGCCATCCTGGAAGGTAGAGTAAATGCTACCACCCTGGCTTTCATCAACCTGCTGATCAATAAAACACGTGAAAGCTGCCTGCCCGAAATGGCGGTAGAATTCACCCGTCAGTACAATGTCATCAAAAACATCAGTATTGTAAAAATTACTACAGCTGTAACACTGGACAACGCTACTCTGGAAACAATCCGTCAGAAAGTGGCCAGCGAGGTTCCGCAGCAGGTGCAACTGGAAACAGCTGTAAACGAAGAGCTGATTGGTGGTTTTGTACTCGAAGCAAACGACAAGCTGTTTGATGCTTCCGTTGCCCGCGATCTGCACGATATCAAAAAACAATTCAGCAAGAATATTTACGTATCCGCAATACGTTAA
- a CDS encoding response regulator transcription factor: MVDQAVAGKILVVDDELDILEIISYNLKSAGYDTVTAKDGSEAIQKAKIFRPDLIMLDIMMPNKNGIDTCRELRKLPDFKDTMVLFLTALNDEKSEIDGLNMGADDYIAKPIKPKLLVSRINALFRRLHKAEETQVQLGDLIIDREKFTVTYKGQEIILAKKEFELLQLLASKPGRVFLRNEILNQVWGTEVIVGDRTIDVHIRKIRQKIGIDLITTVKGVGYKFEM, encoded by the coding sequence ATGGTAGACCAAGCGGTTGCAGGTAAAATACTGGTAGTAGATGATGAGTTGGACATCCTGGAAATTATCAGCTACAATCTCAAATCGGCAGGTTACGACACCGTAACGGCAAAAGACGGCAGCGAGGCTATACAGAAAGCAAAAATATTCCGGCCCGACCTGATCATGCTGGATATAATGATGCCGAACAAGAATGGCATCGACACCTGTCGAGAACTCAGGAAGCTCCCAGATTTCAAAGATACCATGGTGCTGTTTCTGACAGCGCTCAACGATGAAAAATCTGAAATTGACGGTTTAAACATGGGCGCCGATGACTATATCGCCAAGCCTATTAAACCCAAATTACTGGTAAGCCGTATCAACGCTCTTTTCCGCCGCCTGCATAAAGCAGAAGAAACACAGGTGCAGCTGGGCGATCTGATCATAGACCGGGAAAAATTCACCGTTACCTACAAAGGTCAGGAAATCATACTTGCCAAAAAGGAATTCGAGCTGTTACAGCTACTCGCCTCCAAACCAGGTCGTGTATTCCTGCGCAACGAGATCCTTAACCAGGTATGGGGTACAGAAGTGATCGTTGGTGACCGAACCATCGATGTACATATTCGTAAAATACGGCAGAAAATAGGGATCGACCTAATCACCACCGTAAAAGGAGTAGGTTATAAATTTGAAATGTAA